The following are from one region of the Anomaloglossus baeobatrachus isolate aAnoBae1 chromosome 1, aAnoBae1.hap1, whole genome shotgun sequence genome:
- the LOC142303338 gene encoding uncharacterized protein LOC142303338: MSSSGSPPFGSQTEVAETSQEMLPEEDGRGGEIHGAGGQSASTSRAHDRAPPRPSQGRRRGGGGHTASQRAPDSDGEEAGFINIDLLIDEVREREPLWNMADRRHADTIVTRRLWDEVCHAAVEGWGELNSRGQKKQRDKLQKRWRSIRDRFKKELNQEMQAPSGSGGRRSKYRYFRALSFLRTTMVCRSTVCSTQEPASNPTGAIPEQSATGEHTHRPHPSEPSLPSTSVPSTCAGASRETSLPEAAGDEIAFPLPHPSDTAALSRTPLGSGRQRHRGQEKSYAPEFLHLNAAFQNAIQLLSEQNRASFSFINANMEKNTHELCTRLDRLHLDASKSPNHCFFQAVLERMEKLSLDQQMHVMQATRQALAQVDSQPPPPTPPPAPAPPPAIVPTPSAAQYQPAAQYQPAAQYQPAAQYQPAAQYQPAAQYQLPTTSAPTLPTHYHISPSTPVMTPTQATNSPATSSVSQSLHSTPQSLPNPIPSPGFPLGFSTTPSPSVTSPPPPPTPLSTLNTPTVRVFPPVSPSSTISTPSPRYTNL; encoded by the exons atgtcgtcttctggtagcccgcccttcggttcacaaactgag gtggccgaaacatcacaggagatgctgccagaagaggacggaaggggtggagaaatacacggagcgggcggtcagagt gcttcaacttctagggctcacgatagagctcccccaagaccgtcccagggtcgtcgtcgaggtggcggtggtcatact gcatcacagcgtgctcccgattctgacggtgaggaggccggatttatcaacatcgacctcctcatcgatgaagttagagagagggagccgctgtggaacatggctgaccgccgccacgctgatactatcgtaacccgtcgactctgggacgaggtatgccacgcagcggtagaaggttggggggagctcaattctcgtggccagaagaaacagc gtgacaaactacaaaagcggtggcggtctatcagggatcgcttcaaaaaggagttaaatcaagagatgcaggccccgagtggatccggaggacgcagatcgaagtaccgttactttagagcgttgtcgttcctccggacaactatggtgtgcagaag caccgtctgcagcactcaggagcctgcatcgaacccgacaggagcgatccctgaacagtccgccactggtgaacacacgcacagaccccacccatctgaaccttcccttccatctacatctgtcccatccacctgcgctggagcttcccgtgagacttcattacctgaagctgctggtgatgagatagcttttcccctaccccacccctctgacactgctgccctcagtagaacacctttgggttctgggcgtcagcgtcataggggtcaggaaaagagctatgcgcccgagttcttgcatctaaatgcagccttccagaacgccattcaattattatcagaacaaaatcgtgcatcttttagcttcataaatgccaatatggaaaaaaatacacacgaattgtgcacgcgtctggacaggctgcatttagatgcaagtaaatcacccaatcattgtttttttcaagccgtactagagcgcatggaaaagctatctcttgaccagcagatgcatgtaatgcaagccacacggcaggctctggcgcaggttgactcccaaccacctccacccacccctcctccagcacctgccccccctccagccattgtccctactccctctgctgcccagtaccagcctgctgcccagtaccagcctgctgcccagtaccagcctgctgcccagtaccagcctgctgcccagtaccagcctgcggcccagtaccagctcccaaccacatctgcccctacacttcctacccactaccacatctcgccttccacacccgtcatgaccccaactcaagccactaattcacccgccacctcttctgtctcccaatccctccactccacccctcaatccttaccaaatcccatcccatctcctggtttccctcttggtttctcaaccacaccttcaccttctgttacttccccaccaccaccaccaacaccactttcc